A DNA window from Pogona vitticeps strain Pit_001003342236 chromosome 2, PviZW2.1, whole genome shotgun sequence contains the following coding sequences:
- the LOC110077839 gene encoding perilipin-3, whose product MSSAEEETKTASPQSTEEEHWCVLKKVSDLPLVSSTYEMVSASYTSAKESHPAIQAVCDMAEVGVKAIATTAASGAQPLLDKLEPQIAVVDNIACKSLDKLQETLPVVQQAVEKVVSGAKGLLTESLAPVYTRVTEAKDAMSSVVDLARETAHEHMEMAKSAVRSGVNTMMETSVGQMMAEGVDRMIDKSDELIDDYLPMTDDELAALAASVALEDPDVAPLEKQKEEQSYYVRLGSLSAKLRTRAYHHSLMKVRIVKQAAQEALFQLGQVIELIKYTKRSVDQKVQDKLQRMWQEWIKGQPSQTSEANQVEMESRALKISHNIAQKMQANCLKLLADMQGLPDALKEKVQQAHNNMEELQAALSKANSFEDVPSGFLKESQEKIDKAQAAVQEVMEYVTKNAPLTWVVGPFSPAGASSGESAEREENTKAAA is encoded by the exons ATGTCTTCTGCTGAAGAGGAGACAAAGACAGCGAGCCCTCAGAGCACTGAAGAGGAGCATTGG TGTGTCCTGAAAAAGGTGTCTGATCTGCCCCTGGTCAGCTCCACCTATGAGATGGTTTCTGCTTCCTACACATCTGCCAAGGAGTCCCACCCAGCCATCCAGGCAGTTTGTGATATGGCAGAAGTAGGAGTGAAGGCTATTGCTACAACAGCAGCCAGCGGGGCACAACCTCTCCTGGATAAACTTGAACCACAAA TTGCTGTGGTGGACAATATTGCCTGCAAATCTCTGGACAAGTTGCAAGAGACATTGCCTGTTGTGCAGCAGGCTGTGGAAAAG GTGGTATCAGGTGCAAAGGGCCTTCTCACAGAGTCCTTAGCACCTGTTTATACCAGAGTCACGGAAGCAAAGGATGCCATGTCAAGCGTAGTAGACCTTGCCAGAGAGACTGCCCATGAACACATGGAGATGGCCAAGTCTGCTGTGAGGAGTGGCGTGAACACCATGATGGAGACCAGCGTGGGGCAGATGATGGCTGAAGGAGTGGACAGAATGATAGATAAATCAGATGAGTTAATAGATGACTACCTGCCAATGACAGATGATGAGCTGG CTGCCCTTGCAGCCTCTGTGGCACTTGAAGATCCTGACGTAGCTCCCcttgaaaagcagaaagaagagcAGAGCTACTACGTGCGCCTGGGCTCCCTCTCAGCCAAGCTCCGTACCAGAGCATATCACCATTCCCTGATGAAGGTGCGGATTGTCAAGCAAGCTGCCCAGGAGGCTCTGTTCCAGCTTGGCCAAGTCATTGAGTTG ATAAAGTATACCAAGAGGTCCGTGGATCAGAAAGTTCAGGACAAGCTGCAGCGGATGTGGCAGGAGTGGATTAAAGGCCAGCCGAGCCAGACCAGTGAAGCCAATCAGGTGGAG ATGGAATCCCGGGCTCTGAAGATCTCCCACAACATTGCCCAGAAGATGCAGGCTAACTGCTTGAAGCTCCTGGCTGACATGCAAGGCCTCCCCGATGCTCTCAAAGAGAAGGTCCAGCAGGCTCACAACAACATGGAGGAGTTGCAGGCTGCCCTCTCCAAGGCCAACTCCTTCGAGGACGTTCCCAGTGGCTTCCTGAAGGAGAGCCAAGAGAAGATTGACAAGGCCCAGGCGGCTGTGCAAGAGGTCATGGAGTATGTGACCAAGAATGCTCCCCTCACGTGGGTGGTTGGGCCCTTTTCTCCTGCAGGAGCCTCTTCGGGAGAGTcagcagaaagagaagagaacaCAAAAGCAGCTGCCTAA